The following proteins are encoded in a genomic region of Apis mellifera strain DH4 linkage group LG14, Amel_HAv3.1, whole genome shotgun sequence:
- the LOC727280 gene encoding uncharacterized protein LOC727280, with translation MINNQHCVILNSGETNSYHQPVSAKPSVVSVSSIDSDVSDRRDVREELYAGIFRRHRKTILVLGSFLKMLRKYLDKLHALNRVYALIALQFEIIIQQKFW, from the exons ATGATAAATAATCAACATTGTGTTATTCTTAATTCTGGAGAGACCAACAGCTATCATCAGCCGGTCTCTGCAAAACCTTCTGTTGTTTCTGTATCGAGTATTGATTCTGATGTGAGTGACAGAAGAGATGTACGTGAAGAACTTTATGCTGGAATTTTTAGAAGACATAGAAAGACCATACTTGTATTAGGCAGTTTTCTCAAAATGTTAAGG aaatacTTGGATAAATTGCATGCTCTAAACCGAGTATATGCCTTAATTGCtttacaatttgaaattattatacaacaaAAGTTTtggtga
- the LOC100576608 gene encoding early endosome antigen 1, producing MTEDLLSKEKGFHQLNKELEQKAYNLMTKINCVVNTYNNGYSISNSKKYQINVSKEKTSSNSITMQNEYNFQVPIKRNSSLPHIFNQFSTSKLKLELQKDNEDDIFKQKNLASKTVFNFLKAKIDILHNELQTMRIEYKRKNDICKNLECESKKIEIKLKTEIESLKETVTKLENTNKEMQCQSQALHVENLILKKDLDRLQKQIKITNHQSNSCIIRLNRSLENNDKLKNALKYSEVEEKELKIQIRDLQEEKKLTINHLQKQLSELIQVFKKQMLIVDNLKKQNACLLAVGQLKLAKEDFSRLLDQKPENL from the exons atgactgAAGATTTATTATCTAAAGAAAAAGGATTTCATCAGTTAAATAAAGAACTTGAGCAGAAggcatataatttaatgacaaaaataaattgtgttGTTAACACTTATAACAATGgatattcaatttctaattcgaaaaaataccAAATAAATGTGtccaaagaaaaaacaagTTCAAATAGTATAACAAtgcaaaatgaatataattttcaggttccgattaaacgaaattcaTCGTTACcacatattttcaatcaattttcaactTCAAAGTT AAAACTAGAATTACAGAAGGATAATgaagatgatatttttaaacaaaaaaacctAGCAAGTAAAACTGTTTTTAACTTCTTAAAAgctaaaatagatatattacataatgaGCTACAAACAATGcgtattgaatataaaagaaag aatgatatttgtaaaaatttagaatgtgaaagtaagaaaattgaaattaagttGAAAACTGAAATAGAATCATTAAAAGAAACAGTCACAAAATTAGAAAACACTAACAAGGAAATGCAATGTCAATCACAGGCATTAcatgtagaaaatttaattttaaaaaaa GATTTGGATAGACTtcaaaagcaaataaaaataacaaatcacCAATCTAATAGTtgtattataagattaaatagaTCTTTAGAAAACAATGATAAGCTTAAGAATGCACTGAAATATTCTGAAGTAGAAGAAAAG gaattgaaaattcaaattagagATCtacaagaggaaaaaaaattaacaattaatcatTTGCAAAAACAACTTTCAGAATTGATACAAgtgtttaaaaaacaaatgttaATTGTAGATAACTTAAAGAAgcaaaat GCATGCTTACTGGCAGTTGGACAACTAAAATTAgcaaaagaagatttttcaagattattgGATCAGAAacctgaaaatttataa
- the LOC410565 gene encoding cullin-1: protein MSGHRGGGGAGSHQGGPAGLKQIDLDQIWGDLREGIEQVYNRQCMSKPRYIELYTHVYNYCTSVHQQLTRTSTKSKKGQISQGGAQLVGLELYKRLRDFLRNYLISLLKHGIDLMDEDVLQFYTRQWEEYQFSSKVLNGVCSYLNRHWVRRECEEGRKGIYEVYQSALVTWRDNLFKHLNRQVTNAVLKLIERERNGETINTRLVSGVINCYVELGMNEEDPGAKGQNLTVYSNSFENVFLEDTERFYTRESSEFLRQNPVTEYMKKAEQRLLEEQKRVQVYLHQTTHDKLAKTCERVLIEKHLDIFHSEFQNLLDADKNIDLGRMYQLVARIPNGLGELRNLLEGHIANQGLGAIDKCGDSAANDPKVYVNTILEVHKKYNALVLVAFNNDSGFVAALDKACGRFINSNSVTRAANSSSKSPELLAKYCDLLLKKSSKNPEEAELEDTLNQVMVVFKYIEDKDVFQKFYSKMLAKRLVQHMSASDDAEASMISKLKQACGFEYTSKLQRMFQDIGVSKDLNEQFRRHLTNSAEPLDIDFNIQVLSSGSWPFQQSFTFSLPTELERSVHRFTTFYSSQHSGRKLNWLYNMSKGELHTNCFKNRYTLQASTFQMAVLLQYNGSTVWTIQQLHDATQIKMDFLLQVIQILLKAKLLTAATDDEAELTPLSTVELFTGYKNKKLRVNINIPMKTELKIEQETTQKNIEEDRKLLIQAAIVRIMKMRKVLKHQQLVAEVLNQLSSRFKPRVHVIKKCIDILIEKEYLERTEGQKDTYSYLA, encoded by the exons ATGTCAGGGCATAGAGGCGGAGGAGGAGCTGGGAGCCATCAAGGAGGCCCAGCAGGTCTTAAACAAATAGATTTAGATCAAATTTGGGGAGATCTTCGTGAGGGTATTGAACAAGTTTACAACAGGCAATGTATGTCTAAACCAAGATATATAGAATTGTACAC acatgtatataattattgcacAAGTGTTCATCAACAATTAACTAGAACATCGACCAAAAGTAAGAAAGGACAAATTTCTCAAGGAGGTGCACAGTTAGTTGGTTTGGAGTTATATAAACGTTTACGTGACTTTCTTAGAAATTACcttataagtttattaaag CATGGAATTGACTTGATGGATGAAGATGTATTACAGTTCTATACAAGACAATGGGAAGAATATCAATTTAGTAGTAAAGTATTGAATGGTGTATGTTCATATCTAAATCGACATTGGGTACGTAGAGAATGTGAAGAAGGTCGTAAAGGAATCTACGAAGTATATCAATCAGCTTTGGTTACATGGCGTGATAACTTATTCAAGCATTTAAATAGACAA GTTACTAATGCAGTACTTAAATTAATTGAGAGAGAACGCAATGGTGAAACAATAAATACACGTTTAGTCAGTGGCGTAATCAATTGTTATGTAGAATTAGGTATGAATGAAGAAGATCCTGGTGCTAAAGGACAGAATCTTACTGTTTACAgtaattcttttgaaaatgtcTTCCTTGAAGATACAGAAAGGTTTTACACTCGTGAAAGTTCTGAGTTCCTCCGACAAAATCCAGTTACAGAATACATGAAAAag GCAGAACAAAGATTATTAGAAGAACAAAAACGAGTTCAAGTATATTTGCATCAAACAACCCATGATAAATTAGCAAAAACATGTGAGAGAGTGTTAATTGAGAaacatttagatatttttcattctgaaTTTCAAAATCTCTTGGATGCTGATAAGAACATAGACTTAGGTCGAATGTATCAATTAGTAGCAAGGATTCCAAATGGACTTGGCGAATTAAGGAATCTTTTAGAAGGTCATATAGCTAATCAAGGACTTGGAGCTATTGATAAATGTGGTGATTCTGCAGCCAAT gaTCCAAAGGTTTATGTAAACACAATTCTGGAGGttcataagaaatataatgctTTAGTACTTGTtgcatttaataatgatagtgGTTTTGTGGCAGCTCTTGATAAGGCTTGTGGAAGATTTATTAACAGTAATTCAGTAACTAGAGCAGCAAATAGCAGCAGTAAATCACCAGAATTATTAGCAAAATACTGTGacctgttattaaaaaaaagtagtaaAAATCCTGAAGAAGCTGAACTTGAAGATACATTGAATCAAGtt ATGgtggtatttaaatatatagaagacAAAGATGTgtttcaaaagttttatagTAAAATGCTGGCAAAAAGATTAGTACAACATATGTCTGCCAGTGATGATGCAGAAGCTTCTATGATTTCTAAATTGAAACAAGCTTGTGGTTTTGAATACACCTCAAAATTGCAACGAATGTTTCAG GATATTGGTGTATCTAAGGACTTAAATGAACAATTTAGAAGGCATTTGACAAATTCTGCTGAACCATTGGATATAGATTTCAATATACAAGTCCTGTCTTCTGGCTCCTGGCCATTTCAACAGTCTTTTACGTTTTCATTGCCAACAGag CTAGAAAGATCTGTACATAGGTTCACTACCTTCTATAGTTCACAACATAGTGGAAGAAAGTTGAATTGGTTGTACAATATGTCTAAAGGAGAATTACatacaaattgttttaaaaatag ATACACATTACAAGCATCCACATTTCAAATGGctgttttattacaatataatggaTCCACAGTGTGGACGATTCAACAATTACATGATGCTacacaaataaaaatggattttttgcttcag gTTATTCAAATACTCTTGAAAGCTAAGCTATTAACGGCAGCTACTGATGACGAAGCTGAATTGACGCCACTGTCAACAGTGGAACTATTTACaggatataaaaa CAAGAAACTGagagtaaatattaatataccaaTGAAAACGGAATTAAAGATTGAACAAGAAAcaacacaaaaaaatatagaagaagatAGAAAGCTCTTAATTCAGGCAGCTATTGTTAGGATtatgaaaatgagaaaagtaTTGAAACATCAGCAATTGGTAGCTGAAGTATTGAATCAATTAAGCTCTAGGTTCAAACCAAGAGTACATGTCATTAAG AAatgtatagatattttaattgaaaaagaatatctgGAGCGCACAGAGGGCCAAAAGGACACTTATAGCTACCTGGCATGA
- the Tom7 gene encoding translocase of outer membrane 7 encodes MAMCPRTKQKVAIILDVSKAIFHWGFIPAILFLGFRKGADPGMPQLSIINLLWQ; translated from the exons atggCGATGTGTCCGCGTACAAAGCAAAAAGTTGCTATTATTTTGGATGTGAGCAAAGCTATATTTCATTGGGGATTTATTCCCGCTATATTATTCTTAG gcTTTAGGAAAGGTGCTGATCCAGGCATGcctcaattatcaattataaa ctTATTGtggcaataa
- the LOC100576530 gene encoding uncharacterized protein LOC100576530 has product MSSSHYCIWGLCDSRQYCCGDNVCCDETDFNMLLVTIIFGTIIIMTFCCICFYCISRRIYTSFLKKYFKIIYILTQKEFKEKEWEDKVNIVMIKESKVENCVV; this is encoded by the exons atg aGTTCATCACATTATTGTATTTGGGGTTTATGTGATTCACGGCAATATTGTTGCGGTGATAATGTTTGCTGCGATGAAActgattttaatatgttaCTCGTAAc GATTATTTTTGGAACAATTATCATTATGACATTCTgttgtatttgtttttattgcaTCTCTCGGCGAATTTATacgtcttttttaaaaaaatattttaaaattatatatattttaactcaAAAagagtttaaagaaaaagaatgggaAGATAAGgtaaatattgtaatgattAAAGAATCAAAAGTAGAAAATTGCGTTgtatga
- the LOC100576461 gene encoding uncharacterized protein LOC100576461: protein MARNTKKKLAIFAGTSKCLIYAEAKYCASEMPGEIKYYECPRTEYCCGIGCCVSPGLHFHHLWYYWILVIIMFLVCSGGGWWYRYWLQGRYRAAASAIPTRVSNSRAQNSLRGGTMCQGQRARITYNSARNTVLLHRMWKGPQRNGAIPTYSSNNATTSTHYQNMSVMLNDANCPYYQLYGPPPSYETVMAQTRGKVSNPASPESTNARSSNVASNATNSNVSQCFSYTCNLSTGLNNTLDQNTQYSNGDTSSRQLERREGIPFVHFPQYCSVTDGTIRQNVCLPFVYREQQFVPRDTFSHIYQTSSMNCVPYPLDKSNTSNAENQNYRVTNTERYTMVECTAGSSREQEVWESGDRSISKVHNNQIKRNANERMKGKSLGEEEEEHESAIGTSFSSLFKIEGSSSNDSKSIENWLESFDSELTNDRRIYGGSLKITGKYADKERLDKYSVQRAFSKILPHSCDGLINTEPASIDISHDASSLEGRANVCASSFQSNPSNNVILKCSVSDNASLSVENIQKFEQSLSRPVNTSTNSDLESKYRLDRSKSLD, encoded by the exons ATGGCCCGAAacacgaagaaaaaattggcGATATTCGCTGGAACatcaaaatgtttaatatat GCAGAAGCAAAGTACTGTGCCTCTGAAATGCctggagaaataaaatattacga GTGTCCTAGAACCGAATATTGTTGCGGTATTGGTTGTTGCGTATCACCTGGATtacattttcatcatttatggTATTATTG GATATTGGTTATAATTATGTTCCTGGTATGTTCCGGTGGTGGATGGTGGTATCGATATTGGTTACAAGGAAGATATAGAGCAGCTGCATCAGCTATTCCAACTAGAGTTTCCAATTCACGAGCTCAAAATTCTCTTCGGGGTGGAACGATGTGTCAAGGGCAGAGAGCTCGTATAACGTATAATTCAGCACGGAATACCGTTTTGTTGCATCGTATGTGGAAAG GCCCACAAAGAAATGGAGCGATACCCACTTACAGCAGCAACAACGCAACAACGTCGACTCATTACCAGAACATGAGCGTTATGTTAAATGATGCGAATTGCccatattatcaattatatggTCCACCTCCAAGCTACGAAACCGTGATGGCTCAAACACGTGGTAAAGTATCTAATCCGGCTTCACCAGAATCAACGAATGCCCGATCATCAAACGTTGCGTCGAACGCAACGAATTCAAACGTATCCCAATGTTTCTCATATACGTGCAACCTCTCTACAGGATTGAATAACACTTTGGATCAAAATACGCAATATTCGAATGGTGATACGAGTTCTCGGCAACTTGAACGCCGAGAAGGTATCCCGTTTGTGCATTTTCCTCAATATTGCTCGGTCACAGACGGAACGATTAGGCAAAACGTATGTCTTCCTTTCGTCTATCGAGAACAACAATTCGTTCCTAGAGATACCTTTAGCCATATATATCAAACTAGTTCCATGAATTGTGTTCCATATCCGTTAGACAAATCGAATACCTCGAATGCAGAGAATCAAAATTATCGAGTGACGAATACCGAAAGGTATACAATGGTAGAATGTACAGCAGGTAGTAGTAGAGAGCAAGAAGTTTGGGAGTCCGGTGATCGTTCAATTTCCAAAGTGcacaataatcaaataaaaagaaatgcgaatgaaagaatgaaaggaaaaagtctgggagaagaagaagaagaacatgAGTCGGCAATAGGGACaagtttctcttctctctttaaaATCGAAGGAAGTAGCTCGAATGATTCAAAGTCGATCGAGAATTGGTTGGAAAGTTTCGATTCGGAGTTAACGAATGATCGTCGTATTTATGGtggttctttaaaaataaccgGCAAATATGCCGATAAAGAAAGATTAGACAAATATTCCGTTCAAAGGGCTTTCTCGAAAATTCTGCCCCATTCTTGCGATGGACTTATTAATACAGAGCCAGCGTCTATCGATATATCTCACGACGCAAGTTCTTTAGAAGGAAGAGCTAACGTTTGTGCGAGTTCTTTTCAATCAAATCCATCCAATAAtgtgatattaaaatgttcTGTTTCCGACAACGCGTCTTTGTCCGTGGAGAATATCCAAAAGTTTGAACAGTCTCTTTCTCGTCCCGTAAACACTAGTACAAATTCTGATCTTGAAAGTAAATATCGATTAGACAGATCTAAATCACTGGACTGA